The stretch of DNA ATCGTTGGCGGTGGCGACTCCGCTATGGAAGAAGCTAACTTCCTCACCCGTTTTGCTGACAAGGTTTATGTCATTCACCGGTCAGAGACACTGCGCGCCTCCAAGATCATGCAGGATCGTGCACACGCAAACCCCAAGATTGAATTTCTGTGGAACTCGACTATTGATTCCATCAATGGTGAGAACAACCTGACGTCAGTAACTCTCAAAAACACCGTCACTGGTGACCTCAGCGAACTCCCCCTCGACGGGCTCTTCATTGCCATTGGTAATGACCCTCGTACCCAGCTCATTCATGGGCAGCTCGACCTCACACCTGAAGGAACTATTGCCGTCCAGGGTCGAACCTCCAAGACCAACCTGACCGGTGTTTTTGCGGCAGGTGACGTCATTGACCCCACATACCGCCAGGCTGTCACTGCTGCCGCCAGTGGAACTGTCGCAGCGCTAGACGCCGAGCACTACCTCCAATCACTTCCTGTCGAAACCCTCGCACAGGCTGCAAACAACTAAGCAACGTTTGACGACTAAGGAGAAATCATGTCTGCAGCACCCGCAGTAACTGACGCAAGCTTTGACGCAGACGTCCTCAAGAGCACTAAGCCTGTTCTCGTGGACTTCTGGGCAGAATGGTGTGGCCCTTGCCGCGCCGTAGGGCCCATCCTTGACCAGCTTCGTGCTGAGCACGGTGACAAGTTAGAAATCGTCAAGCTCAACGTGGATGAGAACCCACAGACAGCTATGGCCTATCAAATCACCTCAATTCCTGCGATGAAGGTTTTCGTCAACGGTGAGGTTGCAAAGACCATCATTGGAGCTAAGCCCAAGCCTGCTCTTGAGCACGATCTCGCCGACTTTATCGGCTAACTCGCTTCTCATCAGGTGGCCGTCGGGTTTGAGCCCGGCGGCCACCTGCATTTAACCCCAGTTTTTCCCAACTACGATTGTGTGTGTGGCCGAGACTAACGAGACGGGTCAAGAAATCAACCTTGACCCCTGGTTCAATCATTACGCCAGCCGAACCTCCGGTCTGAGCGCCTCTGAAGTGCGCGCGCTTTTCGCTGTTGCCTCACGCCCCGAAGTTGTCTCCTTGGCCGGCGGAATGCCCTATGTTCGGGCGCTTCCTGAGTCGTTAGTCAACGGTGCTCTCGAGAAGGTCATGAGTGAGAACGGCCCGATGGCGATGCAATACGGGTCGGGTCAAGGAATTCCTGCGTTGCGTGAGCAGATCCTTGAAATCATGGCCCTTGAAGGCATTAGTGCCTCTGTTGACGACGTTGTTGTGACCACCGGGAGCCAGCAAGCTCTGGATTTGGTCACCAAGTTGTTTATTGATCCCGGTGACGTGATTCTTGCTGAAGCTCCCAGTTATGTTGGCGCTATCGGTGTTTTTCGCAGTTATCAAGCCGATGTCGTGCACGTCCTCATGGACGAGCACGGCCTTATTCCCGACAAGCTACGTGAGGCAATTTCTGAGGTTAAGGCTTCTGGTCGCACCATCAAGTTCCTCTACACAATCCCGAATTTCCACAACCCTGCTGGTGTGACTCTTTCTGCTGAGCGTCGTCCGGAAATTCTTCAGATTTGTCAGGACAACGGCATTCTCATCTTGGAAGACAACCCCTACGGTTTGCTCTCCTTTGAAGGGGATGTTCCTCCTGCCATTCGTTCCTTGAACGAAGACGGTGTGATCTATTTGGGGTCGTTCTCCAAGACATTGGCTCCCGGTTTCCGCGTGGGGTGGGCTTTAGCTCCCCACGCCATCCGAGAAAAGCTCGTTTTAGCTGCAGAATCAGCAATTTTGTGCCCCAGTTCATTTAGCCAAATGGTGATTAGTGAATATTTGAGCCAAGCAGACTGGAAAGGCCAGATCGAAACATTCCGCGGGGTCTACAAGGAACGTCGCGATGCAATGTTGGATGCACTGAATGAGTATTTGCCAGATTTGAGTTGGAATGTTCCCAACGGTGGGTTTTACATCTGGTGCACACTGCCGGAAAACCTCGATTCCAAGGCGATGTTGCCTCGTGCCGTCTCAGAATTGGTTGCCTACACACCGGGTACCGCATTCTTTGCCGACGGCACAGGTCGACACAACATACGGCTGTCTTTCTGCTATCCCCCACCAGAGAACATCAGAATCGGTATTCGACGTCTTGCCACGGTCATTCGCGGCGAACTTGACCTGCTCGCTGATTTTGCCGGCACGGGTTCTCTCATTGCTTCTCCCGGTGACGATAACGTCATTGCTCCACCACCAGATCTCAGCTAGGAAACGAGGCCACTTTGTCTTCTCTCACCATTGCGGTTCTTTCCGGTGGAATCTCTCACGAGCGTGAAGTATCGTTACGCTCTGGTCGACGTGTTGCCGATGCGCTGATTGCTCGCGGTCACACTGTGACCATCATTGACCCTGATGCTTCTTTGTTTGCCACCCTTGCCTCGCTCAAGCCAGATGTTGTGTGGCCCGCATTACACGGGGCAAGCGGGGAAGACGGTGCGATTCTTGATCTGCTCAGAGCTGCTGGATATGCCTATGTTGGCCCTTCTGCTCAGGCAGCTCGATTGGCCTGGTCAAAGCCGGTTGCTAAAACTCTGGTGTCGCGTGCTGGAGTAGCCACGGCACCTTCTCTGACTATTGCGCGTGAAGCGTTTCGTGAACTTGGTGCTGGTTCAGTTTTGCAGTTAATTGGCTCTGAACTGGGAAATCATGTCGTTGTTAAGCCTGCATCAGGCGGTTCTGCGCAGGGTGTTTCAATTGTGACCAAGGCAGAAGACCTCCCGCGCGCGATGGTGGATGCATTTACGTATCACGACGTTGCCCTGATTGAAAAATACATCTCTGGCACTGAAGTCGCCTTAACCGTCACTGATGGCCCTTCTGGAGCTCAAGCCCTCCCCGCGGTGGAAATAGTTCCACTTGAGGGCGTTTATAGCTTTGAGGCCCGCTATAACGCTGGAGAGACCACGTTCTTTGTCCCTGCTCGCTTGTCAGATCAGGTTTCAGCCGCGATTGCCTCGGCTGCCGTGACAGTGCATGAAACTCTGGGGCTCTCTCAGATTTCGCGCATCGACCTCATCGTGGATGACTCCGGGGTTCCCTGGTTCCTGGAAGCGAACTCCCTGCCCGGACTCACTGAGACGTCTAGTGCCCCGCTTGCAATTGAGGCATCCGGTGTAGACGTGGGCGCACTCTACGAAGCACTCGCCCGCGCAGCTCAAAACTAGTGCCCTAGTTTTGAACGTTTCACGTGGAAACTAGTTGCTACCAAACGGAGTCTCGCCGAGCTCGGTGAGGATTCTGTTGAGGTCGCCGATAGTTGCAAATTCGATGCTGATCAGGCCTTTTTTAGCGCTGAGCTGGATTTTTACACGAGTGTCTAGGCGATCTCCGAGTCGCTCAGCAATCTCATCGAGGTGACCTCGACGTGTTCCCGCTACGGGCTTGGGCTTCTTTGCTGTGGGGGCCTCGCCTGCGAGCGCCTCTGCGGCGCGAACTGAGAGATCCTCATTAACAATCTTGTCGGCGAGGCGCTGCATGGCCTCAGGGTCTGAAACAGACAAAATGGCACGGGCGTGACCGGCACTGAGAACACCGGCAGCCACCCGCTTTTGAACAAGTGGTGGCAGACGTAGCAAACGGATGGTGTTTGAGATCTGTGGACGGGAGCGGCCAATGCGCTCAGCGAGTTGCTCCTGAGTAATTCCGAAGTCAGCCATGAGTTGCTGGTACGCAGAAGCTTCTTCCAATGGGTTGAGTTGTGAGCGGTGCAGGTTCTCCAGCAACGCGTCACGAAGCATGTCTTCGTCCGCGGTCTCACGGATGATGACGGGGATTTGCTCGAGGCCCACTTCTTTCGACGCACGCAGACGTCGCTCACCCATGATGAGTTCGTAATTGTCGGAACCGGGGATACTGCGAACCACAATGGGTTGCAAGATGCCTATTTCACGAATGCTGTGAACCAGTTCAGCAAGGTCTTCAGGGTTGAATACTTTACGGGGTTGTTGTGGGTTGGGAACCACCAGGTTAGGGGAGATGTAAGCCAGGCGTGCGCCGGGAACCTCAACCAAGTCTGACTGTTGATCTGCGGCAACAGGAATGGAGCCTGTTGCTGTTTGGTCGGGGAAAAAGACATCTACCGGACGCTCAGCATTGGGCGCAGTGGGAATGAGCGAACCAATGCCTCGGCCTAAGCCTGTGCGCTTATTCGTTGCCATGTGTGGCCTCCTGTGCTGGGGGACGATGTGAGGGCGGTGCGCCGCGCAGAGCAATCTCGTGGGCGGCTTCAATGTAAGAAATAGAGCCAACAGACATCGTGTCGTAGCTCACGACGGTCTGACTATAGCTGGGAGCTTCAGATACGCGCACGGCACGAGGAATGACAGCCTTAAGCACTTGCTGTGGGAAGTGGGTGCGCACATCCTCTGCCACTTCGTGAGCCAATCTGGTTCTGCTATCAAACATCGTGAGCAAGATTGTGGATACCTGGAGATAGGGGTTGAGGCCCTGATTGATCATCTCTATGGTGTTGAGTAGCTGGGACAGCCCCTCGAGGGCGTAATACTCGCACTGTATAGGAATTAATACTTCGCGCGCGCAGGTAAACGCATTAATGGTGAGCAGGCCTAATGAGGGTGGGCAGTCGATAAACACGTAGTTGTAGTCATTGCCGGGGCGAGCGAAAAGCTGTTCCAACGCGTCACGTAATAAGTATTCACGACGGTCACGACCATACATCTGCAGTTCTGCGCCAGCGAGGTCCAGGTTGGAGGGCGCGCAATATAACTCGCCTTCTTCTGTGCTCTTTTGAATAACTTCTGCGAGTGGTTTTCCCTCGACGAGTACGTCATAAATACTGGGGACTTCACCATGGTGTTCAATTCCCAGCGCAGTCGAAGCATTTCCCTGAGGATCAAGATCAATGACGAGCACTTTGGCACCAAAGCGAGCTAAAGCTGCTGCAATGTTGACCGTGGTTGTGGTTTTACCCACTCCACCCTTTTGGTTGGAGACGGTAAAGACGCGGGGGCGCTGGGGAAGTGGTGGGGGTGTTTGGTCAAGAATTCGACGTCGTGCCGTCAGGTCACTGAGCTCCTTAGCCAACGGCGAATCAACGTCAACGGGGGACGTTGTGCTCGTTTCTTCAGGATGTTTCACGTGAAACCTTTACCTCAGTGGGGTGGAGATTGCGAATCTACTCAACTGTAGCCCGAACCACCCTCGTTACGTCATCGAGGAGCCCCTCGCCCAGTGTCAGGACCTCAACGTTATGCAGCTTGAATGCTTTGATTTGCTTGGCAGCCGCCTCAATTTCGGCCTGAGCACCAGCGCCCTTCATCAACACTAGTTCTCCGCCAGGGCGAACCAGCGGTGCTGTCATGGGGATCAGTTTCTTCAACGCGCTGACAGCCCGTGCTGTGACCTGGTCAAGCAACACGTCGCGGCGGACGTCTTCGGCGCGATCACGAACAACAGTGACGTTGGTGAGACCCAGTTCGGCTACCTGATCATTCAGCCAAGCAGTTCGGCGCTCCATGGGCTCGATGAGAGTAAAGTCCACATCTGGGCGAGCAATAGCAAGAACGAGGCCAGGCAGGCCCGCTCCACTTCCTACGTCGCCGACGCGTCCGCGGAGAAGTGGCGCAACAATGGCGCAGTTGAGGATGTGACGAGTCCACAGCCGAGGAAGCTCGAGTGGGCCAATGAGGCCCAGTTCCTCACCATATTGCGCAAGGTTAGCTGTAAATTGGCGCGCTAAATCAATGTGTTCGCCAAATATTTGAGCCGCTTGAGCTGGCTCCGCTTCAAATTCCGGAGTCACTGTTTCACGTGAAACTATTTGCCGGCAGTGATGACGGTGTGGCGGTCTTTGCCCTCGCCGTCAGAGTGAGACACCAGGCCTCGTTCACTCACAAGATCGTGCACAAGCTTGCGTTCATAAGAGCTCATGGGAGGAAGCGCGGCAGCTGAAGCGCCGTTTTCCAGACGAGCCGCTGCTGCGTCGACAAGTGCTGCGAGTTCCTGTTCGCGGGTTTGGCGTGAGCCACCGACATCCAGGATGAGGCGAGAAAACTGGCCAGTCTTGTTTTGAACGGCAAGACGGGTCAGTTCTTGCAGTGCCGCTACTGTTTCGGGGCGAGAAAGTACTCGAACGTTTCCCTGCTCTGAAGCGGTTACAGAGACATAGGCACGACCATTACGGGCATCGATGTCGAGGTCTCCGTCCAAATCGGCGATATCAAGAAGTTCTTCAATGTAATCAGCGGCGACATCGCCCTCGTTTTCGAGGTCTTTGAGGGTTGGAGCTGCTTTTGCTTCGATTTCAGACACGGTTATTTCTTCTTTCCGGACTTCTTAGCGCGGTTCTTGCTCACGGGCTGTACGCGCTGTGCTGGTTTAGG from Aurantimicrobium sp. MWH-Uga1 encodes:
- a CDS encoding ParA family protein yields the protein MKHPEETSTTSPVDVDSPLAKELSDLTARRRILDQTPPPLPQRPRVFTVSNQKGGVGKTTTTVNIAAALARFGAKVLVIDLDPQGNASTALGIEHHGEVPSIYDVLVEGKPLAEVIQKSTEEGELYCAPSNLDLAGAELQMYGRDRREYLLRDALEQLFARPGNDYNYVFIDCPPSLGLLTINAFTCAREVLIPIQCEYYALEGLSQLLNTIEMINQGLNPYLQVSTILLTMFDSRTRLAHEVAEDVRTHFPQQVLKAVIPRAVRVSEAPSYSQTVVSYDTMSVGSISYIEAAHEIALRGAPPSHRPPAQEATHGNE
- the trxB gene encoding thioredoxin-disulfide reductase, producing the protein MRQVIIIGSGPAGYTAAIYAARANFKPLVIASSVEAGGELMNTTEVENFPGFPEGIMGPDLMMKMQEQAEKFGAEVLLDDVVSVELSGDVKRVVTGGGQTFEALSVIFATGSAYRKLGLEGEDRLSGHGVSWCATCDGFFFRQKTVAIVGGGDSAMEEANFLTRFADKVYVIHRSETLRASKIMQDRAHANPKIEFLWNSTIDSINGENNLTSVTLKNTVTGDLSELPLDGLFIAIGNDPRTQLIHGQLDLTPEGTIAVQGRTSKTNLTGVFAAGDVIDPTYRQAVTAAASGTVAALDAEHYLQSLPVETLAQAANN
- a CDS encoding D-alanine--D-alanine ligase yields the protein MSSLTIAVLSGGISHEREVSLRSGRRVADALIARGHTVTIIDPDASLFATLASLKPDVVWPALHGASGEDGAILDLLRAAGYAYVGPSAQAARLAWSKPVAKTLVSRAGVATAPSLTIAREAFRELGAGSVLQLIGSELGNHVVVKPASGGSAQGVSIVTKAEDLPRAMVDAFTYHDVALIEKYISGTEVALTVTDGPSGAQALPAVEIVPLEGVYSFEARYNAGETTFFVPARLSDQVSAAIASAAVTVHETLGLSQISRIDLIVDDSGVPWFLEANSLPGLTETSSAPLAIEASGVDVGALYEALARAAQN
- a CDS encoding PLP-dependent aminotransferase family protein, coding for MAETNETGQEINLDPWFNHYASRTSGLSASEVRALFAVASRPEVVSLAGGMPYVRALPESLVNGALEKVMSENGPMAMQYGSGQGIPALREQILEIMALEGISASVDDVVVTTGSQQALDLVTKLFIDPGDVILAEAPSYVGAIGVFRSYQADVVHVLMDEHGLIPDKLREAISEVKASGRTIKFLYTIPNFHNPAGVTLSAERRPEILQICQDNGILILEDNPYGLLSFEGDVPPAIRSLNEDGVIYLGSFSKTLAPGFRVGWALAPHAIREKLVLAAESAILCPSSFSQMVISEYLSQADWKGQIETFRGVYKERRDAMLDALNEYLPDLSWNVPNGGFYIWCTLPENLDSKAMLPRAVSELVAYTPGTAFFADGTGRHNIRLSFCYPPPENIRIGIRRLATVIRGELDLLADFAGTGSLIASPGDDNVIAPPPDLS
- the trxA gene encoding thioredoxin — encoded protein: MSAAPAVTDASFDADVLKSTKPVLVDFWAEWCGPCRAVGPILDQLRAEHGDKLEIVKLNVDENPQTAMAYQITSIPAMKVFVNGEVAKTIIGAKPKPALEHDLADFIG
- a CDS encoding R3H domain-containing nucleic acid-binding protein; translated protein: MSEIEAKAAPTLKDLENEGDVAADYIEELLDIADLDGDLDIDARNGRAYVSVTASEQGNVRVLSRPETVAALQELTRLAVQNKTGQFSRLILDVGGSRQTREQELAALVDAAAARLENGASAAALPPMSSYERKLVHDLVSERGLVSHSDGEGKDRHTVITAGK
- the rsmG gene encoding 16S rRNA (guanine(527)-N(7))-methyltransferase RsmG; protein product: MTPEFEAEPAQAAQIFGEHIDLARQFTANLAQYGEELGLIGPLELPRLWTRHILNCAIVAPLLRGRVGDVGSGAGLPGLVLAIARPDVDFTLIEPMERRTAWLNDQVAELGLTNVTVVRDRAEDVRRDVLLDQVTARAVSALKKLIPMTAPLVRPGGELVLMKGAGAQAEIEAAAKQIKAFKLHNVEVLTLGEGLLDDVTRVVRATVE
- a CDS encoding ParB/RepB/Spo0J family partition protein; translated protein: MATNKRTGLGRGIGSLIPTAPNAERPVDVFFPDQTATGSIPVAADQQSDLVEVPGARLAYISPNLVVPNPQQPRKVFNPEDLAELVHSIREIGILQPIVVRSIPGSDNYELIMGERRLRASKEVGLEQIPVIIRETADEDMLRDALLENLHRSQLNPLEEASAYQQLMADFGITQEQLAERIGRSRPQISNTIRLLRLPPLVQKRVAAGVLSAGHARAILSVSDPEAMQRLADKIVNEDLSVRAAEALAGEAPTAKKPKPVAGTRRGHLDEIAERLGDRLDTRVKIQLSAKKGLISIEFATIGDLNRILTELGETPFGSN